Proteins found in one Quercus robur chromosome 2, dhQueRobu3.1, whole genome shotgun sequence genomic segment:
- the LOC126715279 gene encoding uncharacterized protein LOC126715279 isoform X1 produces the protein MVGGGSRRDESVVINSTNVFAALGSLKKKKKDKDQSQQGSSSKAKKNEEKKEKELIWTPAKLNVKSWADVDDDDEDDYYATTASAAAPPDSPWAAVAVKESDAEPVDEETESEEGDEVDDDVEEEYENEPGATLETAEPVITKPPEASLAPKDAERQLSKKELKKKELEELEAVLAELGYTSKETSGQDDTHAGISQEKKAENLNGELDKKENATGESKSAKKKKKKDKSLKELKESQDQPDGTDAGNATEEAAGSEKAEDASSIDVKERLKKVTSMKKKKTSSKEMDAAARAAASEAAARNARLAAAKKKEKNHYNQQPVR, from the exons ATGGTTGGAGGTGGGAGCAGGAGAGATGAGTCGGTGGTGATAAACAGCACGAACGTGTTCGCGGCGCTCGGGagcttgaagaagaagaagaaagacaaaGATCAAAGCCAGCAAGGTTCTTCGTCCAAGGCCAAGAAGAATgaggagaagaaagagaaggagcTAATCTGGACCCCAGCCAAGCTCAACGTCAAGTCTTGGGCAGATGTCGATGACGACGACGAAGACGATTACTACGCCACCACCGCCTCCGCCGCCGCTCCTCCCGACTCGCCCTGGGCCGCCGTTGCCGTCAAAGAAAGCGACGCTGAGCCTGTTGATGag GAAACTGAAAGTGAGGAAGGTGATGAAGTAGATGATGATGTTGAGGAAGAATATGAAAATGAGCCAGGGGCAACACTTGAAACTGCTGAGCCTGTTATTACAAAGCCTCCTGAGGCTTCTTTGGCTCCTAAAGATGCAGAAAGGCAGCTTTCAAAGAAGGAACTGAAGAAAAAAGAGCTTGAAGAACTCGAAGCTGTTCTTGCTGAATTAGGATATACCAGCAAAGAGACCAGTGGCCAAGATGATACCCATG CAGGTATTTCACAAGAGAAGAAAGCAGAGAATCTAAATGGAGAGTTAGATAAGAAGGAGAATGCTACAGGGGAAAGCAAAAgtgcaaaaaagaagaaaaagaaggataaATCTTTAAAGGAGCTAAAAGAATCCCAGGACCAGCCTGATGGCACTGATGCTGGAAATGCAACAGAAGAAGCTGCTGGGAGTGAGAAGGCAGAAGATGCATCTTCTATTGATGTTAAGGAGCGGCTAAAAAAAGTTACAtctatgaagaagaaaaaaacatcaAGCAAAGAGATGGATGCTGCTGCCCGAGCTGCTGCAAGTGAGGCTGCTGCTAGAAATGCAAGGCTTGCTGCagcaaagaaaaaggagaagaatCACTACAATCAGCAGCCAGTGCGGTAA
- the LOC126715279 gene encoding uncharacterized protein LOC126715279 isoform X2 yields MVGGGSRRDESVVINSTNVFAALGSLKKKKKDKDQSQQGSSSKAKKNEEKKEKELIWTPAKLNVKSWADVDDDDEDDYYATTASAAAPPDSPWAAVAVKESDAEPVDEETESEEGDEVDDDVEEEYENEPGATLETAEPVITKPPEASLAPKDAERQLSKKELKKKELEELEAVLAELGYTSKETSGQDDTHGISQEKKAENLNGELDKKENATGESKSAKKKKKKDKSLKELKESQDQPDGTDAGNATEEAAGSEKAEDASSIDVKERLKKVTSMKKKKTSSKEMDAAARAAASEAAARNARLAAAKKKEKNHYNQQPVR; encoded by the exons ATGGTTGGAGGTGGGAGCAGGAGAGATGAGTCGGTGGTGATAAACAGCACGAACGTGTTCGCGGCGCTCGGGagcttgaagaagaagaagaaagacaaaGATCAAAGCCAGCAAGGTTCTTCGTCCAAGGCCAAGAAGAATgaggagaagaaagagaaggagcTAATCTGGACCCCAGCCAAGCTCAACGTCAAGTCTTGGGCAGATGTCGATGACGACGACGAAGACGATTACTACGCCACCACCGCCTCCGCCGCCGCTCCTCCCGACTCGCCCTGGGCCGCCGTTGCCGTCAAAGAAAGCGACGCTGAGCCTGTTGATGag GAAACTGAAAGTGAGGAAGGTGATGAAGTAGATGATGATGTTGAGGAAGAATATGAAAATGAGCCAGGGGCAACACTTGAAACTGCTGAGCCTGTTATTACAAAGCCTCCTGAGGCTTCTTTGGCTCCTAAAGATGCAGAAAGGCAGCTTTCAAAGAAGGAACTGAAGAAAAAAGAGCTTGAAGAACTCGAAGCTGTTCTTGCTGAATTAGGATATACCAGCAAAGAGACCAGTGGCCAAGATGATACCCATG GTATTTCACAAGAGAAGAAAGCAGAGAATCTAAATGGAGAGTTAGATAAGAAGGAGAATGCTACAGGGGAAAGCAAAAgtgcaaaaaagaagaaaaagaaggataaATCTTTAAAGGAGCTAAAAGAATCCCAGGACCAGCCTGATGGCACTGATGCTGGAAATGCAACAGAAGAAGCTGCTGGGAGTGAGAAGGCAGAAGATGCATCTTCTATTGATGTTAAGGAGCGGCTAAAAAAAGTTACAtctatgaagaagaaaaaaacatcaAGCAAAGAGATGGATGCTGCTGCCCGAGCTGCTGCAAGTGAGGCTGCTGCTAGAAATGCAAGGCTTGCTGCagcaaagaaaaaggagaagaatCACTACAATCAGCAGCCAGTGCGGTAA
- the LOC126715280 gene encoding fatty alcohol:caffeoyl-CoA acyltransferase has protein sequence MSKLKLSSTNATGWCGISQHSLMDLPWVQELHFTHLKIAITIDRMFPVMPSGPIPAQPGDTLYLSNLDDMIGARVFTPTIYFYEPAADMNSSQKPVMKILCDSLAEVLVPYYPLSGRLRETKNGKLEVFFGPNQGVLMVEAHSKMALADLGDLTVPNPGWEPLIFKFPDEEPYKVLDMPLVIAQVTLFSCGGFSLGLRLCHCICDGLGAMQLFRAWAATAKAGTIIAKPEPRWEREIFLPRNPPLVKFPHVEFMRIEEGSSLTMTLWQTKPVQKCYRVSQEFQSHLKTLAQPDDVCTTFDAMAAHIWRSWVKALDVRPLDYELRLTFSVNARQKLHNPPLKEGFYGNVVCVACATSTVSELVNGQISDTTCVVREARLNVSEEYLRSTVDYIEAVRPKRLEFGGKLTITQWTRFSIYESADFGWGRPVYAGPIDLTPTPQVCVILPEGKADHHGTVVVCICLPEAAIDKFTEYLCMMDSSNASHI, from the coding sequence ATGTCAAAGCTAAAACTTTCTTCTACAAATGCCACCGGTTGGTGTGGGATCTCTCAGCACTCTCTCATGGATCTTCCGTGGGTTCAAGAGCTCCATTTCACTCACCTGAAAATTGCTATAACCATTGATCGTATGTTTCCTGTCATGCCCTCAGGGCCTATTCCTGCTCAGCCAGGTGACACCCTTTACCTCTCTAACCTCGATGACATGATTGGAGCACGTGTTTTCACTCctacaatatatttttatgagcCTGCAGCTGACATGAATTCCAGCCAAAAACCTGTCATGAAAATACTATGTGATTCTCTTGCTGAAGTACTAGTCCCTTACTATCCTTTATCAGGCAGGCTTAGAGAGACCAAGAATGGAAAGTTAGAAGTGTTTTTTGGACCAAACCAAGGAGTACTCATGGTTGAGGCACACTCTAAAATGGCCTTAGCAGATTTAGGAGACCTCACAGTGCCAAACCCTGGTTGGGAACCCTTGATCTTCAAGTTCCCTGATGAGGAGCCATACAAAGTTCTTGACATGCCATTAGTCATAGCTCAGGTAACCCTTTTTAGCTGTGGTGGCTTTAGCCTAGGATTGAGACTTTGCCATTGTATTTGTGATGGACTTGGTGCCATGCAATTGTTTAGGGCATGGGCTGCCACAGCAAAAGCAGGTACCATAATAGCAAAACCTGAGCCACGTTGGGAAAGGGAAATCTTTCTACCTCGCAACCCTCCACTGGTGAAATTTCCACATGTTGAGTTTATGAGAATTGAAGAGGGCTCAAGCCTGACTATGACTTTGTGGCAAACCAAGCCTGTTCAGAAGTGTTACCGGGTTAGCCAGGAATTCCAGTCTCATCTGAAAACTCTGGCTCAACCAGATGATGTATGCACTACCTTTGATGCTATGGCTGCACATATATGGAGATCATGGGTGAAAGCACTTGATGTCAGACCACTAGACTACGAGCTTAGGCTTACATTTTCTGTCAATGCTCGCCAAAAGCTGCATAACCCACCATTAAAAGAAGGGTTTTACGGCAATGTGGTGTGTGTGGCTTGTGCAACAAGTACTGTCTCAGAGCTTGTGAATGGCCAGATTTCGGACACAACCTGTGTAGTTCGTGAAGCTCGACTCAATGTTTCAGAGGAGTATTTGAGGTCTACAGTGGATTACATTGAGGCAGTCAGGCCAAAAAGGCTTGAATTTGGAGGGAAATTGACAATTACCCAATGGACTAGATTTTCCATTTATGAGTCTGCAGATTTTGGATGGGGAAGGCCAGTATATGCAGGCCCTATAGACCTGACTCCCACACCACAAGTTTGTGTCATCCTCCCAGAAGGAAAGGCTGATCATCATGGGACAGTGGTGGTATGCATTTGCTTGCCAGAGGCCGCTATTGATAAATTTACTGAGTATTTGTGTATGATGGATTCAAGCAATGCAAGTCATATATAA